A window of Chloroflexota bacterium contains these coding sequences:
- a CDS encoding cation-transporting P-type ATPase encodes MPIPSARRHCKRSLVTEQRSPIEIEQLDIRSISGFSIPEVYLRLGTDKTGLTSEQVAERRAIFGPNVIPEVKGPPLWRKLASHLVQLMALLLWAGSIMAFVAGMPELGAAIIAVILINAAFSFWQEYKAERATQALRRLLPAHVRVIRGGHESSILAQDLVPGDVMLLAEGDNIPADGRLVAEFELRTNNATLTGESLPVRKTAEAVFRKDLAVTELPNIVFAGTSVASGNGTAVVIATGMHSQFGRIADLTQSVEEEPSPLQKELRRVTTIITLLAVGLGALFFALSVAVLRLNTLDSFLFAIGIIVANVPEGLLPTVTLSLALSVQRMAERHALIKRLSSVETLGCTTVICTDKTGTLTQNEMTVREIWLPEGQVVVTGTGYEPVGEFIFDGSSDSSVAGPSLQGLLRAAVLCSNARLLPPGSENLGWRVLGDPTEAALLVAATKAGLSIDEIRQKQPRVYELPFDSRRKRMSVVCRVESASRVGSSSGLAAYVKGAPKEILDLCTHVWIRGQRQPLSNDIHQAALVANDLLAQKGLRVLAVAERILDGRPLEGYSVENVERDLTLLGLVAMMDPPRPEVAEAVQRCFRAGIRVLMITGDYGLTAESIARRVGIVRSAHPRIITGAELDALSERELQTAIREETIFARVAPEHKMRIVSALKESGEIVAVTGDGVNDAPALKRADIGVAMGIAGTDVAKEAADMILTDDNFASIVNAIEEGRAVYANIRKFTTYILASNIPELVPFLAMVIFRIPLALTVMQILSVDLGTDVVPALGLSTELPEPGIMDRPPRSMKEHLLNPSLLMRAYGFLGIIEALASMAAFYFVLHRGGGWTWRTLPQLNALITQARAVLAQGGTLTGQMAQDYRLYLTATTACLAGIIATQVANVFACRTERESVFRIGLFTNRLVLIGIVVELALIIAIVYLPPLQVVFGTAPLNAATWLFIFAWTPVLFTAEEIRKWIFRRIKFARAKS; translated from the coding sequence ATGCCAATCCCTTCGGCACGTAGACATTGTAAGCGGAGCCTGGTGACAGAGCAGAGAAGCCCCATTGAAATAGAACAACTGGATATTCGAAGCATCTCGGGGTTCTCCATTCCCGAGGTTTACCTGAGACTGGGGACGGACAAGACGGGACTGACTTCTGAGCAAGTAGCCGAGCGCCGAGCGATTTTTGGCCCCAATGTCATCCCCGAAGTCAAAGGCCCGCCCCTCTGGCGCAAACTGGCCAGCCATCTTGTACAACTGATGGCCCTACTTTTATGGGCAGGCTCTATCATGGCCTTCGTCGCAGGCATGCCAGAACTAGGAGCGGCGATCATCGCTGTCATTCTCATCAATGCTGCTTTCTCTTTCTGGCAGGAGTACAAGGCAGAGCGCGCTACCCAGGCCCTCCGACGATTGCTGCCCGCCCACGTGCGTGTCATACGCGGTGGCCACGAGAGCAGCATTCTCGCCCAAGATCTTGTGCCCGGGGATGTGATGCTCCTGGCCGAAGGTGACAACATCCCTGCCGATGGACGATTGGTGGCAGAGTTTGAATTACGTACCAATAATGCCACTCTGACTGGGGAATCGCTGCCTGTGCGGAAGACCGCCGAGGCAGTGTTCAGAAAAGATCTGGCGGTAACCGAACTGCCAAACATCGTTTTCGCTGGTACCAGCGTCGCCAGTGGCAACGGGACTGCGGTTGTGATTGCCACGGGCATGCATTCCCAGTTCGGGCGCATTGCCGATCTCACCCAGAGCGTAGAAGAGGAACCCAGCCCCTTACAAAAAGAGTTGAGACGAGTCACTACGATCATCACCTTACTGGCCGTAGGGCTGGGAGCGCTATTCTTCGCCTTAAGTGTGGCAGTCCTTAGACTCAATACGCTCGATAGTTTCCTCTTCGCTATTGGCATCATCGTCGCAAACGTGCCCGAAGGACTATTGCCAACGGTCACATTATCTCTGGCGCTGAGTGTGCAGCGCATGGCCGAGCGCCACGCCCTCATCAAGAGGCTCTCCAGCGTGGAGACGCTTGGCTGTACGACAGTCATCTGTACAGACAAGACGGGCACGCTTACCCAGAACGAGATGACGGTGCGCGAGATTTGGTTGCCAGAGGGGCAGGTGGTTGTAACAGGCACCGGTTATGAGCCCGTCGGTGAATTCATCTTTGATGGCAGTTCAGATAGCTCGGTGGCCGGTCCATCGCTACAAGGTCTTTTGCGCGCGGCAGTGCTTTGCAGCAATGCCCGACTCTTGCCGCCAGGCAGTGAGAACTTGGGATGGCGAGTCTTGGGTGATCCCACCGAAGCCGCCCTCCTGGTCGCAGCAACTAAAGCTGGCCTCAGCATCGACGAGATCCGACAGAAGCAGCCACGAGTCTACGAACTGCCCTTTGACAGTCGCCGCAAACGCATGAGTGTAGTATGCAGAGTGGAAAGCGCATCGCGGGTTGGTTCATCTTCTGGGCTGGCTGCATACGTCAAGGGGGCGCCCAAAGAAATATTGGACCTTTGCACCCACGTGTGGATCCGTGGGCAGAGACAACCCCTGAGCAATGATATCCACCAAGCAGCCCTAGTCGCTAATGACCTCCTTGCTCAAAAAGGCCTGCGTGTTCTGGCTGTAGCCGAGAGGATCCTGGATGGCCGCCCCCTCGAGGGGTATTCTGTCGAGAACGTGGAGCGTGATCTCACCCTGTTGGGTCTAGTGGCAATGATGGACCCACCTCGGCCTGAGGTAGCCGAGGCGGTACAGCGTTGCTTTCGCGCCGGCATCCGTGTGCTGATGATCACCGGCGACTATGGCCTCACCGCTGAATCCATCGCCCGGCGCGTCGGCATCGTGCGGAGTGCCCATCCTCGCATCATCACTGGTGCGGAATTAGATGCGTTGTCAGAGCGTGAGTTGCAAACGGCGATACGCGAAGAAACAATCTTTGCCCGTGTGGCTCCAGAACACAAGATGCGCATTGTCTCCGCACTAAAAGAGTCGGGCGAGATTGTGGCAGTCACAGGCGACGGTGTGAATGATGCCCCAGCCTTAAAAAGGGCCGACATAGGCGTAGCAATGGGCATTGCAGGCACAGATGTGGCCAAAGAAGCAGCTGATATGATTCTCACAGACGATAACTTCGCCAGTATTGTGAACGCTATCGAAGAGGGCCGTGCGGTCTATGCCAACATCCGCAAATTCACCACCTACATCCTAGCCAGCAATATCCCTGAACTTGTCCCTTTCTTAGCGATGGTTATTTTTCGCATTCCCCTCGCACTGACGGTAATGCAGATACTCTCCGTTGACCTCGGTACCGATGTAGTACCAGCCCTTGGACTCAGCACCGAGTTGCCCGAGCCCGGCATTATGGATCGTCCACCGCGCTCCATGAAAGAACATTTGTTAAACCCATCCCTTCTCATGCGTGCTTACGGGTTCCTGGGGATCATTGAGGCGCTCGCCAGTATGGCTGCTTTCTATTTCGTGCTCCATCGCGGTGGAGGATGGACCTGGAGGACACTGCCCCAGTTGAACGCACTGATTACCCAGGCCAGGGCTGTCCTGGCACAAGGCGGGACGCTGACGGGGCAGATGGCGCAGGATTATCGCCTCTACCTGACGGCAACAACGGCATGTCTGGCCGGCATCATCGCCACACAGGTAGCGAACGTCTTTGCTTGCCGGACGGAGAGGGAAAGCGTATTTCGCATCGGGCTGTTCACCAATCGCTTGGTGCTGATAGGAATTGTAGTTGAACTCGCGTTGATAATTGCTATCGTCTATTTACCGCCACTGCAGGTCGTTTTCGGTACAGCACCGCTGAATGCAGCAACCTGGCTGTTCATATTCGCCTGGACTCCGGTACTTTTCACTGCTGAGGAGATTAGGAAGTGGATTTTCCGTCGTATTAAGTTTGCTCGGGCAAAGTCATGA
- a CDS encoding NAD-binding protein gives MKVIIIGCGRVGSTLARALDAEGHDVVVLEEDSAAFQRLGPKFRGRTVVGVVFDRDVLLNAGIENADAVAAVTASDNANAVVARIAQQIYHVPKVVARLSDPRRAELFRRLGLPTISPTTWGVERIAQILCYPHFDPVLSFGSGEVNVIDVEATPALVGRTVNNITAPGETCVVAITRGGAAFIPTLGTVFQKGDLIHLAVLSSAKERLSGLLGLK, from the coding sequence ATGAAAGTGATCATCATTGGCTGTGGTCGGGTGGGGTCAACACTGGCCCGCGCTTTAGACGCCGAGGGACACGATGTGGTTGTGCTGGAGGAAGACTCTGCCGCGTTCCAACGGCTTGGCCCGAAGTTCCGTGGGCGCACGGTCGTAGGAGTAGTCTTCGACCGCGATGTACTGCTAAACGCCGGTATCGAAAATGCCGATGCAGTAGCCGCGGTCACTGCCTCCGATAACGCGAACGCGGTAGTAGCCCGGATCGCACAACAGATCTATCACGTTCCGAAGGTAGTGGCACGTCTATCTGATCCGCGCCGGGCTGAACTTTTCCGGCGTCTGGGATTGCCAACCATCTCGCCAACCACCTGGGGCGTGGAACGCATCGCTCAGATTCTCTGCTATCCCCACTTCGATCCGGTGTTATCATTCGGCAGTGGGGAGGTCAATGTGATCGACGTGGAGGCCACGCCCGCGCTTGTGGGCCGCACAGTTAACAATATTACTGCGCCAGGAGAGACTTGCGTTGTGGCCATCACGCGAGGTGGTGCAGCGTTTATCCCCACGCTTGGGACTGTGTTTCAGAAGGGGGACTTAATTCACCTTGCTGTTCTGAGTTCTGCCAAGGAACGGCTGTCTGGCCTCTTGGGGCTAAAGTGA